One stretch of Gopherus flavomarginatus isolate rGopFla2 chromosome 2, rGopFla2.mat.asm, whole genome shotgun sequence DNA includes these proteins:
- the DMTN gene encoding dematin, with protein MERLQKQSLTSPGSVCSSRGSSVPGSPSSIVARMDNEVLGYKDLAAIPKDKAILDIERPDLMIYEPHFTYSLMEHVELPRSRERSLSPKSISPPPSPEVIRDWMENKSLGSASQAASRRTSSTARSGVHHFHRPETNTMELNIYKKPPIYKQREPSTGAPQSKHMIEDQIIECSKFPAAQAPDPNQPAKIETDYWPCPPSLAVVEKEWRQRMASKKGMEEEEDLTEEMTNLRELQKQELSKVTSNLGKLILKEEMEKSLPIRRKTRSLPDRTPFHTSLHLGNSRSSTLPAYGRSTLIRLQSAEFSPASSEKGSPGKRTGNGQRGRMDRGNSLPSMLEQKIYPYEVLMVTNRGRVKLPPGVDRTRLERHLSPEDFLRVFEMSLEEFSKLALWKRNELKKKAFLF; from the exons ATGGAAAGGTTACAGAAG CAATCTTTGACCTCCCCTGGGAGCGTCTGTTCCTCCCGCGGGTCCAGCGTCCCAGGATCGCCCTCCAGCATTGTG GCCAGAATGGACAATGAGGTTCTGGGCTATAAGGACTTGGCGGCCATTCCCAAGGACAAGGCGATCTTGGACATCGAGCGCCCTGACTTAATGATCTATGAGCCCCATTTCACCTACTCCCTCATGGAGCATGTGGAGTTGCCGAGGAGCCGAGAG CGGTCCCTGTCCCCCAAAtccatctctcctcctccttctccagaa GTCATCCGGGACTGGATGGAAAACAAGTCCCTAGGAAGTGCCTCCCAGGCAGCTAGTCGCCGGACCAGCAGCACAGCCCGGAGCGGAGTGCACCACTTCCACCGACCTG agACCAACACCATGGAGTTGAACATATACAAGAAGCCGCCGATCTACAAGCAGAGAG AGCCCTCGACGGGAGCCCCACAGAGCAAGCACATGATAGAAGACCAGATCATTGAGTGCTCCAAGTTCCCAGCAGCCCAGGCCCCAGACCCCAACCAGCCAGCCAAGATCGAGACAGATTattggccctgccctccctccctggcAGTCGTAG AGAAGGAGTGGAGGCAGCGGATGGCCTCCAAGAAAGGCATGGAAGAAGAGGAGGATCTCACGGAGGAAATGACTAACCTGCGTGAGCTACAGAAACAGGAGCTGAGTAAG GTCACCTCAAACCTCGGGAAGCTGATCCTGAAGGAGGAGATGGAGAAATCTCTTCCCATCCGGAGGAAAACCCGCTCGCTTCCAGACCGAACGCCCTTCCATACCT CTCTACACCTGGGGAATTCCAGATCCTCCACCCTTCCTGCCTATGGGAGAAGTACCCTCATCAGG CTGCAGTCAGCAGAGTTCAGCCCAGCCAGCAGCGAGAAGGGGAGCCCAGGTAAGAGGA CTGGC AATGGCCAGCGGGGGAGGATGGACAGAGGGAACTCCCTGCCCAGCATGCTGGAGCAGAAG ATTTACCCCTATGAGGTGCTGATGGTGACGAACAGGGGTCGTGTGAAACTGCCTCCAGGAGTGGACAGAACAAGGCTAGAG AGGCACCTGTCCCCAGAGGATTTCCTGCGTGTCTtcgagatgtccctggaggagtTCAGCAAGCTGGCCCTGTGGAAGCGGAATGAGCTGAAGAAGAAAGCTTTCCTGTTCTGA